The following proteins are encoded in a genomic region of Arachis ipaensis cultivar K30076 chromosome B02, Araip1.1, whole genome shotgun sequence:
- the LOC107627829 gene encoding uncharacterized protein LOC107627829, which translates to MAAQSSTSSRSRALSHGRLLLCSYGEKPVLRISGTKENPGCRFWGCVYFEVQQGCNFFRWANPEIEVEHSEVARIRKKLSMMKSRTKAAEWKVKVVAVLGCFGWVGFLCLLLQSWSKETQ; encoded by the exons ATGGCTGCACAAAGCTCAACCTCGTCTCGTAGCAGGGCTTTGTCACATGGTAGGCTGCTACTTTGTTCCTATGGTGAGAAGCCAGTGTTGCGAATCTCAGGGACCAAGGAGAACCCAGGTTGCAGATTTTGGGGTTGTGTCTACTTCGAG GTGCAACAAGGCTGCAATTTCTTTCGCTGGGCAAATCCAGAGATAGAGGTGGAACATTCAGAAGTTGCTAGAATAAGGAAGAAGCTTTCGATGATGAAATCAAGAACCAAAGCGGCAGAGTGGAAGGTGAAGGTCGTTGCAGTGTTAGGGTGTTTTGGGTGGGTGGGGTTTCTTTGTTTGTTGTTGCAGAGTTGGTCTAAAGAAACGCAATAG
- the LOC110269306 gene encoding uncharacterized protein LOC110269306: MEATVAEQRSPWRTCWRENAMAAQSSTSSRSRASSHGRLLLCSYGEKPVLRISGTKENPGCRFWGCVYFEVQQGCNFFRWADPETEVEHSEVARIRKKLSMMKSRTKAAEWKLKVVAVLGFFGWVGFLCLLLQSWSKATQQCVIPLNLV, encoded by the exons ATGGAAGCCACTGTTGCAGAGCAGAGATCACCGTGGAGGACCTGCTGGAGGGAGAACGCCATGGCTGCACAAAGCTCAACCTCGTCTCGTAGCAGGGCTTCGTCACATGGTAGGCTGCTACTTTGTTCCTATGGTGAGAAGCCAGTGTTGCGAATCTCAGGGACCAAGGAGAACCCAGGTTGCAGATTTTGGGGTTGTGTCTACTTCGAG GTGCAACAAGGCTGCAATTTCTTTCGTTGGGCAGATCCAGAGACAGAGGTGGAACATTCAGAAGTTGCTAGAATAAGGAAGAAGCTTTCGATGATGAAATCAAGAACCAAAGCGGCAGAGTGGAAGCTGAAGGTCGTTGCAGTGTTAGGATTTTTTGGGTGGGTTGGGTTTCTTTGTTTGTTGTTGCAGAGTTGGTCTAAAGCAACACAACAGTGTGTAATTCCATTAAACCTGGTATGA
- the LOC107627831 gene encoding uncharacterized protein LOC107627831, with translation MATRTKQIALDEIQGTFREQYKRIYDYAHEVMRANPGSSVRIQVQRFPEQDNAAESSSMTSYCIFQRIYICLEACKQNFSHCRSFIGLDGCFLKTPQGGQLLTAIGWDPNDQMLLLAYAVVEVETKDSWTWFLHHLASDIGIEKMGRTTFMSDQQKGLLPAYDEVIPGVENRFCVRHLYSNFRKKFPGLQLKQLMWRCAKATHWRDWERNMAELKAVNQEAYRYLNAIPPRYWSRSRFTYNSKVDTLVNNMSESFNAAIVDAREKPILTMLEEIRVKLMTRWAENRDLAQNYAGTILPRIRIKLERSSKSAGE, from the exons ATGGCAACGAGGACCAAGCAGATTGCACTAGATGAAATCCAGGGAACCTTCCGAGAGCAGTATAAGAGGATATATGACTATGCACATGAGGTGATGCGGGCAAATCCAGGGTCCTCCGTTCGCATACAGGTGCAGAGGTTTCCTGAACAAGATAATGCAGCAGAATCCTCATCCATGACCAGCTACTGTATCTTTCAGAGAATCTATATATGCTTGGAAGCATGCAAGCAGAACTTCAGCCATTGTAGGAGCTTCATTGGTTTGGACGGCTGTTTTTTGAAGACACCCCAGGGGGGACAATTGCTCACTGCCATTGGTTGGGATCCAAACGACCAAATGCTGCTCCTTGCATATGCGGTTGTAGAGGTCGAGACGAAGGACTCATGGACTTGGTTCCTACATCATCTTGCATCTGACATTGGTATTGAGAAAATGGGAAGAACTACTTTCATGTCTGACCAGCAGAAA GGTTTGTTGCCAGCATATGATGAAGTTATACCAGGTGTGGAGAATCGATTCTGTGTGAGGCACCTGTACAGCAATTTCAGAAAAAAGTTCCCAGGGTTACAATTGAAGCAACTAATGTGGAGGTGTGCTAAGGCAACCCACTGGAGGGACTGGGAGAGGAACATGGCTGAACTGAAAGCTGTTAATCAGGAAGCATATAGGTACCTAAATGCTATCCCTCCTAGGTATTGGTCTAGATCTAGGTTTACCTATAATTCTAAAGTAGATACACTGGTAAACAATATGTCTGAAAGCTTTAATGCTGCCATAGTTGATGCTAGAGAGAAACCTATACTTACAATGTTAGAGGAGATCAGGGTTAAACTAATGACTAGGTGGGCAGAGAATAGGGATCTGGCTCAGAACTATgcagggacaatcttacctagGATTAGAATCAAGTTGGAGAGGAGCTCTAAATCTGCTGGAGAATAG